The following proteins are co-located in the Candidatus Acidiferrales bacterium genome:
- the alaS gene encoding alanine--tRNA ligase, translating to MTGNKIRSKFLDFFAQRGHKIVRSSSLVPANDPTLLFTNAGMNQFKDVFLGLERRDYTRAASSQKCVRAGGKHNDLDNVGKTTRHHTFFEMLGNFSFGDYFKRDAIAYAWELVTKDFGIPENRLYPTVFREDDESYEIWHKGIGVPADRIGKFGEEDNFWAMGDTGPCGPCSEIYYDFGPSASDEGHKACAFPCECGRYVEFWNLVFMQYNREEPNQISPLPRPSIDTGLGLERMAAIVQGKTSNYETDLLRPLIEKASELSGREYGDAEGSNRDDVALRVIADHSRAIAFLVSDGVLPSNEGRGYVLRKIMRRAADFGRLLGLTKPFLFEMVAHVAGMMRDPYPEVHEGLQRISTIVKAEEHRYAHTIPPAVERFRKQMAGKKVQTAILDGRDMFFAYDTLGLRPDYLRDLAMEWDWQVTPQAEAEFEEAMKAQRERAKASWKGVGREAANPVYQKLAETHRSFFDGYHQIHTKDCRIVALVAERGSADEVPARAECEVVLDHTPFYAEAGGQVGDTGAFWDPDLTEEWAEVKSTYHPLGGIIAHRVLTRVPMKVGDHVAAVVQADTRMATARNHTATHLLHAALRSVLGPHVKQSGSVVGPERLRFDFSHYTAVDPEELEEIERLVNEQIQANGEVHTEVTDLDAALASGAIAFFGDKYPEQNVRVVTVPNFSKELCGGTHVRRTGDIGLCKITSEGSIAAGIRRVEAITGQQALEDYRRAVTELRELAMTLNTSVEELPQQIQGLVEEHKRLKKNQDALKRRLAQSQVDELIEQVRLVKDIKVLSVRLEEMDRPEMRSLADSLRQKIGSGVIVLGSSANGKVAIVSAVTKDLVSRLHAGKIVQAVAARVGGTGGGRPDLAEAGGKDATELDQAIKDVYGIVEAML from the coding sequence GTGACCGGCAACAAGATCCGAAGCAAATTTCTTGACTTCTTTGCTCAGCGCGGCCACAAGATAGTCCGAAGTTCTTCCCTGGTTCCCGCCAACGACCCAACTCTCTTATTCACGAACGCCGGGATGAATCAGTTCAAGGACGTCTTTCTGGGCCTCGAACGAAGGGACTACACCCGGGCAGCTTCCTCGCAGAAATGCGTTCGAGCTGGCGGCAAGCACAATGACCTGGACAACGTAGGCAAAACAACGCGGCACCATACTTTTTTTGAGATGCTCGGGAACTTCTCTTTCGGCGACTACTTCAAACGGGACGCCATTGCTTACGCGTGGGAGCTTGTCACCAAGGATTTCGGCATCCCGGAAAACAGGTTATACCCAACTGTTTTTCGCGAGGACGACGAGTCTTACGAAATCTGGCACAAAGGGATCGGAGTTCCGGCGGACCGGATTGGAAAATTCGGCGAAGAGGATAATTTCTGGGCGATGGGTGATACCGGCCCCTGCGGCCCGTGCTCGGAGATCTATTACGATTTTGGTCCTTCGGCAAGCGATGAGGGCCACAAGGCTTGCGCCTTTCCGTGCGAATGCGGCCGGTATGTGGAGTTCTGGAACCTTGTCTTCATGCAATACAACCGCGAGGAGCCAAACCAGATAAGTCCGCTTCCGCGCCCTTCGATTGATACGGGCCTGGGGCTTGAGCGGATGGCAGCGATCGTACAAGGCAAGACCAGCAACTACGAAACCGACTTGCTCCGCCCGTTGATTGAAAAGGCGAGCGAGTTGTCCGGGCGCGAATACGGCGATGCGGAGGGTTCGAACCGCGATGACGTAGCCCTAAGGGTTATCGCCGACCACAGCCGGGCGATTGCCTTTCTGGTTTCTGACGGCGTGCTGCCCTCGAATGAGGGCCGCGGATACGTACTGAGAAAGATCATGCGCCGGGCGGCTGATTTCGGGCGACTCCTGGGACTCACGAAGCCGTTTCTCTTCGAGATGGTTGCCCACGTCGCCGGGATGATGCGGGACCCCTACCCGGAAGTGCATGAAGGGCTACAGCGCATTTCAACGATTGTCAAGGCCGAAGAGCACCGCTACGCGCACACCATTCCGCCAGCGGTCGAGCGATTTCGAAAACAGATGGCCGGAAAGAAGGTTCAAACGGCGATCCTAGACGGCCGGGATATGTTTTTTGCCTATGACACGCTGGGCTTGCGGCCCGACTATCTGCGCGATCTGGCGATGGAGTGGGACTGGCAAGTTACGCCGCAAGCGGAGGCGGAGTTTGAGGAAGCGATGAAGGCGCAGCGAGAGCGCGCGAAGGCTTCCTGGAAAGGGGTAGGCAGGGAGGCGGCAAACCCGGTCTATCAGAAGTTAGCCGAGACGCACCGATCATTCTTTGACGGGTATCACCAAATACATACAAAGGACTGCCGCATCGTCGCTCTCGTGGCGGAGAGAGGATCCGCTGACGAAGTGCCCGCCAGAGCGGAATGTGAGGTGGTGCTGGATCACACACCGTTTTACGCCGAAGCAGGCGGCCAGGTTGGCGACACCGGCGCATTTTGGGACCCGGACTTAACCGAAGAATGGGCTGAAGTGAAATCCACCTATCACCCCCTGGGCGGCATCATCGCTCATCGAGTCCTGACCAGGGTACCCATGAAAGTTGGCGATCACGTGGCGGCGGTGGTACAGGCGGATACACGGATGGCCACGGCCCGGAACCACACGGCAACGCACCTGTTGCACGCGGCGTTGCGTTCGGTGCTGGGTCCCCACGTGAAGCAGTCGGGCTCAGTGGTCGGCCCCGAACGATTGCGGTTCGACTTCAGCCACTATACTGCGGTTGATCCCGAAGAACTCGAAGAGATTGAACGCCTTGTCAACGAACAGATCCAAGCGAACGGCGAGGTGCATACGGAGGTCACCGATCTGGATGCCGCGCTAGCCTCGGGAGCGATCGCTTTCTTCGGGGACAAGTACCCCGAGCAGAATGTTCGAGTGGTGACGGTGCCAAACTTCAGCAAGGAGCTTTGCGGCGGCACACACGTGCGGCGGACGGGCGATATTGGCTTATGCAAGATTACTTCGGAGGGGAGCATTGCGGCAGGCATCCGCCGGGTTGAGGCCATCACCGGGCAACAGGCGCTCGAAGACTACCGGCGAGCCGTCACGGAGCTAAGAGAACTGGCAATGACGCTGAACACTTCCGTCGAAGAACTTCCGCAACAGATTCAAGGCTTGGTGGAAGAGCACAAGAGGCTCAAGAAAAATCAGGACGCTTTGAAGCGCCGGCTGGCACAATCCCAAGTGGATGAGCTGATCGAGCAGGTCAGATTGGTCAAGGACATCAAGGTATTGTCTGTCCGCCTGGAGGAGATGGATCGGCCGGAGATGCGTTCTCTAGCAGACTCGCTGCGGCAGAAGATCGGGTCAGGGGTGATTGTGCTGGGGTCGTCCGCAAACGGCAAAGTTGCCATCGTATCTGCGGTCACAAAGGATTTGGTGTCGCGGCTGCATGCCGGCAAGATCGTGCAGGCAGTGGCCGCGCGGGTGGGTGGCACGGGCGGGGGCCGGCCAGATTTGGCCGAGGCGGGAGGAAAGGACGCAACCGAGCTTGACCAAGCCATAAAAGACGTTTACGGGATAGTTGAGGCGATGCTATAA